A single genomic interval of Mycolicibacterium sp. MU0053 harbors:
- a CDS encoding NDMA-dependent alcohol dehydrogenase, with product MKTNAAILWEYGGDWTVEEIDLDPPKDGEVLVSWEATGLCHSDEHIRTGDLPAPLPLIGGHEGAGVVREVGPGVTNLSPGDHVVASFLPACGRCRFCSTGHQNLCDLGAMIMAGTQLDGTYRRHARGQDIGVMALVGTFSQYGTVPEASIVKIDDDIPLSRACLLGCGVTTGWGSAVNTADVRPGDTVVVIGFGGIGSGAVQGARLAGAEKIVVVEPVEAKRAQALQFGATHFFASMAEATAAVAELTRGVMADSAILTMGLLEGAQVEEAANIIRKGGAVVMTALSTMADTSPTLSMMMFTLFQKRLLGSLYGEANPRADIPRLLNLYREGQLLLDETVTHEYKLAEVNEGYEDMRAGRNIRGVVLHDHS from the coding sequence ATGAAAACCAACGCGGCAATTCTCTGGGAGTACGGCGGTGACTGGACCGTCGAGGAAATCGACCTCGATCCGCCTAAGGACGGCGAGGTGCTGGTGTCCTGGGAGGCCACCGGATTGTGCCACTCCGATGAACACATTCGCACCGGCGATCTGCCCGCGCCGCTACCGCTGATCGGCGGCCACGAGGGCGCGGGCGTCGTGCGCGAGGTGGGGCCCGGCGTCACCAATCTCAGCCCCGGCGACCACGTGGTGGCCTCGTTTCTGCCCGCCTGCGGCCGGTGCCGATTCTGTTCGACGGGCCACCAGAATCTGTGCGACCTCGGCGCGATGATCATGGCCGGAACCCAACTCGACGGCACCTACCGCCGGCACGCCCGGGGGCAGGACATCGGGGTGATGGCGCTGGTCGGGACCTTTTCGCAGTACGGCACCGTGCCCGAGGCCTCGATCGTCAAGATCGACGACGACATCCCGCTGTCCCGGGCGTGCCTGCTCGGCTGCGGGGTCACCACCGGTTGGGGATCGGCGGTCAACACCGCCGATGTCCGGCCCGGGGACACCGTCGTCGTCATCGGATTCGGCGGCATCGGCAGCGGCGCAGTCCAGGGCGCCCGCCTCGCGGGCGCCGAGAAGATCGTCGTCGTCGAACCCGTCGAGGCCAAGCGCGCACAGGCCTTACAGTTCGGCGCCACCCACTTTTTCGCGTCGATGGCCGAGGCCACCGCGGCGGTCGCGGAGCTGACCCGAGGGGTGATGGCCGATTCGGCGATTCTCACCATGGGCCTGCTGGAAGGCGCCCAGGTCGAGGAGGCGGCCAACATCATCCGCAAGGGCGGCGCGGTGGTGATGACCGCCCTTTCGACGATGGCCGACACCTCCCCGACACTGTCGATGATGATGTTCACGCTGTTCCAAAAGCGGCTGCTGGGCAGTCTCTACGGCGAGGCGAATCCGCGTGCCGACATCCCGCGGCTGCTCAACCTGTACCGCGAGGGTCAGCTGCTGCTCGACGAGACCGTCACCCACGAATACAAGCTGGCCGAGGTCAACGAGGGCTACGAGGACATGCGGGCCGGCCGCAACATCCGCGGGGTCGTGCTGCACGACCATTCCTAG
- a CDS encoding SatD family protein, with protein sequence MPDAKGSASSLAATLIGDVVGSRDFPDRRDLHRRLAAGLATLAHTATDAPALTVGDEFQGTFPTVGLAIDAAFSLRLTLTPEIDIRFGIGWGAVTKLDPQSGIQDGPGWWAAREAIEWVAAEQEQSGFARLRTAFRNATPTGADPNAVNAALMCRDHLLGSLDERALRILRGLRAGQSKKELAMAERISASAVSQRARRDGLDLIAAAARELRQVR encoded by the coding sequence ATGCCGGATGCGAAGGGATCAGCTTCATCGCTGGCCGCCACCCTGATCGGTGACGTGGTGGGCTCGCGGGACTTCCCCGACCGCCGCGACCTGCACCGACGCCTCGCCGCCGGGTTGGCGACGCTGGCCCACACCGCGACCGACGCGCCCGCGCTCACCGTCGGCGACGAGTTCCAGGGCACCTTCCCGACCGTCGGCCTGGCCATCGACGCGGCATTCTCGCTGCGGCTGACCCTGACACCCGAGATCGACATCCGGTTCGGCATCGGGTGGGGTGCCGTCACCAAACTGGACCCGCAGTCCGGCATCCAGGACGGGCCCGGCTGGTGGGCCGCCCGCGAGGCCATCGAGTGGGTTGCCGCCGAACAGGAGCAATCGGGGTTCGCCCGGTTGCGGACGGCCTTTCGCAACGCCACCCCCACCGGCGCCGATCCGAATGCGGTCAACGCCGCGCTGATGTGTCGGGACCATTTGCTTGGATCGCTGGACGAACGAGCGCTGCGCATCCTGCGAGGACTGCGCGCCGGGCAGTCGAAGAAGGAGTTGGCGATGGCGGAGCGGATCAGTGCCTCGGCGGTGTCGCAGCGCGCCCGCCGCGACGGCCTGGACCTGATCGCCGCGGCCGCCCGGGAACTTCGGCAGGTCCGGTGA
- the ipdC gene encoding (3aS,4S,5R,7aS)-5-hydroxy-7a-methyl-1-oxo-octahydro-1H-indene-4-carboxyl-CoA dehydrogenase codes for MTFLKTPLTELVGIKHPVVQTGMGWVAGARLVAATSNAGGLGILASATMTLAELQTAVDKVKAATDKPFGINMRADAGDAGERVDLLIREGVKVASFALAPKPDLIAKLKDAGVVVIPSVGLAKHAKKVAAWGADAVIVQGGEGGGHTGPIATTLLLPSVLDAVADTGMPVIAAGGFFDGRGLAAALSYGAAGVAMGTRFLLTADSTVPDEVKQRYLQAGLDGTVVSTRVDGMPHRVLRTGLVEKLESGSPVRGFTAAVGNAQKFKKMTGMTWRSIVKDGLAMRRGKDLTWSQVVMAANTPMLLKAGLVEGNTEAGVLASGQVAGILEDLPSCAELIDSIVAQAVAQLRSTSNLIVD; via the coding sequence GTGACCTTCTTGAAAACTCCCCTGACCGAACTCGTCGGCATCAAACATCCCGTCGTCCAGACCGGGATGGGATGGGTGGCCGGCGCCCGGCTCGTGGCGGCCACCTCCAACGCGGGCGGTCTCGGCATCCTGGCATCGGCGACGATGACGCTGGCGGAGTTGCAGACCGCCGTCGACAAGGTCAAGGCCGCCACCGACAAGCCCTTCGGCATCAACATGCGCGCCGACGCCGGGGACGCGGGCGAGCGCGTCGACCTGCTCATCCGGGAAGGCGTCAAGGTCGCCTCCTTTGCCCTGGCCCCAAAGCCGGATCTGATCGCGAAGCTCAAGGATGCCGGCGTCGTGGTGATCCCGTCGGTGGGGTTGGCCAAGCACGCCAAGAAGGTCGCGGCGTGGGGCGCCGACGCCGTGATCGTGCAGGGCGGCGAGGGCGGTGGGCACACCGGTCCGATCGCCACCACGCTGCTGCTGCCGTCGGTGCTCGACGCCGTCGCCGACACCGGGATGCCGGTGATCGCGGCGGGCGGCTTCTTCGACGGCCGGGGCCTGGCGGCCGCGCTGTCCTATGGTGCTGCCGGTGTTGCGATGGGCACCCGGTTCCTGCTCACCGCGGATTCGACCGTCCCCGATGAGGTCAAGCAGCGCTATCTGCAGGCCGGCCTGGACGGCACCGTGGTCTCCACCCGCGTCGACGGTATGCCGCACCGCGTGTTGCGCACCGGTTTGGTGGAAAAGCTCGAGAGCGGTTCGCCGGTGCGAGGCTTCACCGCGGCGGTCGGAAACGCCCAGAAGTTCAAGAAGATGACGGGCATGACCTGGCGGTCGATCGTCAAGGACGGTCTGGCCATGCGGCGCGGCAAAGATCTGACGTGGTCGCAGGTGGTGATGGCGGCCAACACGCCGATGCTGCTCAAGGCCGGCCTGGTGGAGGGCAACACCGAAGCCGGGGTGCTGGCGTCGGGGCAGGTGGCGGGGATCCTGGAGGACCTGCCGTCGTGCGCCGAACTGATCGATTCGATCGTGGCCCAGGCGGTGGCACAACTCCGATCGACCTCGAACCTGATCGTCGACTGA
- the ipdB gene encoding cholesterol ring-cleaving hydrolase subunit IpdB, whose amino-acid sequence MITVSRADVCAVACADLFRDAGEIMVSPMTTLASIGARLARLTFSPDILLTDGEARLIANTPAIGAPVEVEGWMPFGRVFETLSWGRRHVVMGANQIDRFGNQNLSAFGPIQHPTRQMFGVRGAPGNSINHATSYWVGNHTTRVFTDSVDIVSGIGWDKVDSDNPAYRFANIYRVVSNLGVFDFGGPDRTMRALSLHPGVEADQVADNTAFDVHGLDTAEVTRMPEVEELELLREVLDPKSLRDKEVR is encoded by the coding sequence ATGATTACCGTGAGTCGCGCTGATGTCTGCGCGGTGGCCTGCGCCGACTTGTTCCGCGACGCGGGCGAGATCATGGTCAGTCCAATGACAACGCTTGCCTCGATCGGTGCGCGGTTGGCCCGGTTGACCTTCTCGCCGGACATCCTGTTGACCGACGGTGAGGCCCGGCTGATCGCGAACACGCCGGCCATCGGAGCCCCGGTGGAGGTCGAGGGCTGGATGCCGTTCGGGCGGGTCTTCGAGACGCTGTCCTGGGGGCGACGCCATGTGGTGATGGGCGCCAACCAGATCGACCGGTTCGGCAACCAGAACCTGTCGGCGTTCGGTCCGATCCAGCACCCCACCCGGCAGATGTTCGGCGTGCGCGGCGCACCCGGCAACAGCATCAACCACGCGACCAGCTACTGGGTGGGCAACCATACGACGCGGGTTTTCACCGATTCGGTGGATATCGTCTCCGGGATCGGCTGGGACAAGGTCGATTCCGACAATCCGGCGTACCGGTTCGCCAACATCTACCGCGTGGTGAGCAACCTCGGCGTGTTCGATTTCGGCGGCCCCGACCGCACCATGCGGGCGCTGTCGCTGCATCCCGGGGTGGAGGCCGATCAAGTCGCCGACAACACCGCTTTCGACGTGCACGGCCTCGACACGGCCGAGGTCACCCGGATGCCGGAGGTCGAGGAACTCGAGCTGCTGCGCGAGGTGCTCGACCCGAAGTCACTGCGGGACAAGGAAGTGCGATGA
- the ipdA gene encoding cholesterol ring-cleaving hydrolase subunit IpdA has product MTDKTTTLDDAVASVESGMTIGIGGWGSRRKPMAFVRALLRTDITDLTVVTYGGPDLGLLCSAGKVKRAYYGFVSLDSPPFYDPWFAKARTSGAIEAREMDEGMLRCGLQAAAQRLPFLPIRAGLGSDVRRFWGDELKTVRSPYPTGSGAAAGHEELLAMPALNLDVAFVHLNLGDAQGNAAYTGIDPYFDDLFLMSAERRLLSVEQVVSTEELVKAVPPQALLVNRMMVDAVVEAPGGAHFTTAEPDYRRDERFQRHYAEAAGSEETWQQFVTTYLSGSEADYQAAVEKFTAAAKEGKK; this is encoded by the coding sequence ATGACAGACAAGACAACAACTCTCGATGACGCCGTCGCGTCCGTCGAGAGCGGCATGACCATCGGCATCGGCGGCTGGGGATCGCGACGGAAGCCGATGGCGTTCGTGCGCGCCCTGCTGCGCACCGACATCACCGATCTGACCGTGGTCACCTACGGCGGTCCCGATCTCGGCCTGCTCTGCTCGGCCGGCAAGGTCAAGCGGGCCTATTACGGGTTCGTGTCCCTGGACTCACCGCCGTTCTATGACCCGTGGTTCGCCAAGGCCCGTACCTCCGGTGCGATCGAAGCCCGCGAGATGGACGAGGGCATGCTGCGCTGCGGGCTGCAGGCCGCCGCACAACGCCTGCCCTTCCTGCCCATTCGGGCCGGGCTCGGCAGCGATGTGCGCCGCTTCTGGGGCGACGAGCTCAAGACCGTGCGCTCGCCCTACCCCACCGGTTCCGGCGCCGCTGCCGGTCACGAGGAGCTGCTGGCCATGCCGGCGTTGAACCTCGACGTCGCATTCGTGCACCTCAACCTCGGCGACGCGCAGGGCAACGCCGCCTACACCGGGATCGACCCGTACTTCGACGATCTGTTCCTGATGTCCGCCGAACGCCGCCTGCTCTCGGTGGAGCAGGTGGTTTCCACCGAGGAGCTGGTGAAAGCCGTTCCACCCCAGGCCCTCCTGGTGAATCGAATGATGGTGGATGCCGTCGTAGAGGCGCCCGGCGGCGCCCACTTCACCACCGCCGAGCCGGATTACCGCCGCGACGAGAGGTTCCAGCGGCACTACGCCGAGGCGGCCGGTTCCGAAGAGACGTGGCAACAGTTCGTCACGACGTACCTGTCGGGCAGCGAAGCCGACTACCAGGCCGCGGTCGAGAAGTTCACTGCGGCCGCCAAGGAGGGGAAGAAATGA
- the echA20 gene encoding (7aS)-7a-methyl-1,5-dioxo-2,3,5,6,7,7a-hexahydro-1H-indene-carboxyl-CoA hydrolase, with product MTITSKTLEPGIVSVTVDYPPVNAIPSAGWFELADAITAAGRDRSTHVVILRAEGRGFNAGVDIKEMQRTEGFTALIDANRGCYEAFRAVYECAVPVVAAVNGFCVGGGIGLVGNSDVIVASDDATFGLPEVERGALGAATHLSRLVPQHMMRRLFFTAATVDAATLHHFGSVHEVVPRADLDEAALRVARDIAAKDTRVIRAAKEALNFIDVQPVNARYRMEQGFTFELNLAGVSDEHRDAFAGTDKGTK from the coding sequence ATGACGATCACATCCAAGACTCTGGAACCGGGCATCGTCTCGGTCACCGTTGACTATCCACCGGTCAACGCAATCCCCTCGGCGGGCTGGTTCGAACTCGCCGACGCGATCACCGCCGCGGGTCGCGATCGCAGCACCCACGTGGTGATCCTGCGCGCCGAGGGCCGCGGCTTCAACGCCGGCGTGGACATCAAGGAGATGCAGCGCACCGAGGGTTTCACCGCCCTGATCGATGCGAATCGTGGCTGCTACGAGGCATTCCGGGCGGTCTATGAATGTGCCGTTCCGGTGGTGGCGGCGGTCAACGGCTTCTGCGTCGGCGGCGGGATCGGCCTGGTGGGCAACTCCGATGTGATCGTCGCCTCCGACGATGCGACGTTCGGGCTGCCCGAGGTCGAACGCGGCGCCCTCGGCGCGGCCACCCATCTGTCCCGTCTGGTGCCGCAACACATGATGCGCCGACTGTTCTTCACCGCCGCCACCGTCGACGCGGCCACGCTGCACCACTTCGGTTCGGTGCACGAGGTGGTGCCACGTGCCGACCTCGACGAGGCCGCGCTGCGGGTGGCCCGCGACATCGCCGCCAAGGACACCCGGGTGATCCGGGCCGCCAAGGAGGCCCTGAACTTCATCGACGTGCAACCGGTCAACGCCAGGTACCGCATGGAGCAGGGCTTTACGTTCGAACTGAACCTGGCCGGCGTGTCCGATGAGCACCGCGACGCCTTCGCCGGCACCGACAAGGGGACGAAATGA
- a CDS encoding SDR family oxidoreductase, whose translation MTDEADKNPIRLGLAGRVVLVTGGVRGVGAGISAVFAEQGATVITCARRPVDGLPYEFHSCDVRDDESVAALIAAIVERHGRLDVVVNNAGGSPYVPAAEASAKFSTKIVELNLLGPLSVSQHANAVMQTQDGGGSIINIGSVSGRRPTPGTAAYGAAKAGMESITSTLAVEWAPKVRVNSVVVGMVETEQADLFYGDADSIAAISANVPLRRLAQPSDIGWAAAFLASEAASYISGASLEVHGGGEPPHYLATTTAIK comes from the coding sequence GTGACCGATGAGGCTGACAAGAATCCCATCCGGCTGGGCCTGGCCGGTCGAGTCGTGCTGGTCACCGGCGGCGTACGCGGAGTCGGTGCCGGTATCAGCGCCGTCTTCGCCGAGCAGGGCGCCACGGTGATCACGTGCGCGCGCCGACCGGTCGACGGGCTGCCCTATGAGTTCCACTCCTGTGACGTCCGCGACGACGAGTCGGTGGCCGCGCTCATCGCCGCCATCGTGGAACGGCACGGACGCCTCGACGTGGTGGTCAACAACGCGGGCGGCTCGCCCTACGTGCCGGCCGCCGAGGCCTCGGCGAAGTTCAGCACCAAGATCGTCGAGCTGAACCTGCTTGGCCCCCTGTCGGTTTCGCAACACGCCAATGCCGTCATGCAAACCCAGGACGGTGGCGGTTCGATCATCAACATCGGCAGCGTGAGCGGACGGCGGCCGACGCCGGGCACCGCCGCCTACGGCGCCGCGAAGGCCGGGATGGAGAGCATCACCAGCACACTGGCCGTCGAATGGGCGCCGAAGGTGCGGGTCAACTCCGTGGTGGTCGGCATGGTCGAGACCGAACAGGCCGACCTGTTTTACGGTGACGCCGACTCGATCGCCGCCATCTCGGCAAACGTGCCGTTGCGCCGGCTGGCTCAACCCTCCGATATCGGTTGGGCGGCAGCCTTTTTGGCATCGGAGGCCGCGTCCTACATCAGTGGCGCGTCGTTGGAGGTGCACGGCGGGGGCGAACCGCCGCACTACCTGGCCACCACCACCGCGATCAAGTAA
- a CDS encoding SDR family oxidoreductase, with translation MGVLDGRVVIVTGAGGGLGRTHALAAAAEGARVVVNDIGVGLDGSPAGGGSAAQSVVDEIVAAGGEAVANGSNVADWEQSQAMIQTAVDTFGGLDVLVNNAGIVRDRMFANTTEDEFDAVVAVHLKGHFAAMRHAAAYWRAKSKAGETVDARIINTSSGAGLQGSVGQANYSAAKAGIAALTLVAAAEMGRYGVTVNAIAPSARTRMTETVFAEMMATQGDEFDAMAPENVSPLVVWLGSPQSRDVTGQVFELEGGKIRVAEGWAHGPQVDKGARWDPAELGPVVSDLLAKARPAVPVYGA, from the coding sequence ATGGGAGTTCTCGACGGCCGCGTCGTCATCGTCACCGGAGCGGGCGGCGGTCTCGGCCGGACCCACGCGCTCGCCGCCGCCGCCGAGGGCGCGCGGGTGGTGGTCAACGACATCGGCGTGGGCCTGGATGGTTCGCCCGCCGGCGGCGGCAGCGCGGCCCAGAGCGTGGTTGACGAGATCGTTGCGGCCGGCGGCGAAGCCGTCGCCAACGGGTCCAACGTCGCCGACTGGGAGCAGTCGCAGGCCATGATCCAGACGGCCGTCGACACCTTCGGCGGGCTCGATGTCCTGGTGAACAACGCCGGTATCGTGCGCGACCGGATGTTCGCCAACACCACCGAGGACGAGTTCGACGCGGTGGTCGCGGTGCACCTCAAGGGTCACTTCGCCGCGATGCGGCATGCCGCCGCGTACTGGCGGGCGAAATCCAAAGCCGGCGAAACCGTCGACGCGCGGATCATCAACACCAGCTCCGGAGCGGGGCTGCAGGGCAGCGTCGGTCAGGCCAATTACAGTGCCGCCAAGGCCGGAATCGCCGCTCTGACGTTGGTGGCCGCCGCCGAGATGGGTCGCTACGGCGTCACCGTCAACGCGATCGCACCGTCGGCGCGCACCCGGATGACCGAGACGGTGTTCGCCGAGATGATGGCGACCCAGGGCGACGAGTTCGACGCCATGGCGCCGGAAAACGTGTCCCCGCTGGTGGTGTGGCTGGGCAGCCCGCAATCCCGCGACGTCACCGGTCAGGTGTTCGAACTCGAAGGCGGCAAGATTCGGGTCGCCGAGGGCTGGGCGCACGGCCCGCAGGTGGACAAGGGTGCGCGGTGGGATCCGGCCGAGCTGGGACCGGTGGTCTCCGACCTACTGGCCAAGGCGCGTCCGGCGGTGCCCGTCTACGGGGCCTAA
- a CDS encoding nitroreductase family deazaflavin-dependent oxidoreductase produces the protein MANPPSGLNSKSAGVIIKWMSRFNTWAFHATGGRLGAKWRGGSNRFSAPPPVGILTTIGRKSGEARESPLLFLREGDRVVLVASQGGRATNPMWYLNLRANPAVTFQIKSEKLKLTARDATAAERAEYWPKLDAIYPDFANYRSWTDREIPIVLCDPRP, from the coding sequence ATGGCCAATCCGCCCAGTGGGCTCAACTCCAAATCAGCCGGCGTCATCATCAAGTGGATGTCGCGCTTCAACACGTGGGCCTTTCACGCCACCGGCGGGCGGCTGGGGGCCAAGTGGCGCGGCGGTTCCAATCGTTTTTCCGCACCGCCTCCGGTGGGCATCCTGACGACGATCGGCCGCAAGTCCGGTGAGGCCAGGGAAAGCCCGCTGCTGTTCCTGCGCGAGGGCGACCGGGTGGTTCTGGTCGCCTCGCAGGGCGGGCGCGCCACCAACCCGATGTGGTATCTGAATCTGCGCGCCAATCCGGCGGTGACGTTCCAGATCAAGAGCGAAAAGCTGAAGCTCACGGCGCGCGACGCGACCGCCGCCGAGCGGGCCGAATACTGGCCCAAGCTCGACGCGATCTACCCGGACTTCGCGAACTACCGGTCCTGGACCGATCGGGAGATCCCGATCGTCCTCTGCGATCCGCGGCCCTAG
- a CDS encoding steroid 3-ketoacyl-CoA thiolase — protein sequence MGNPVIVEATRSPIGKRNGWLSGLHATELLGAIQKAVVEKAGIDAADVEQVIGGCVTQYGEQSNNISRVAWLTAGLPEHVGATTIDCQCGSAQQANHLVAGLIATGAIDIGIACGIEAMSRVGLGANAGPDRSIIRAASWDIDMPNQFEAAERIAKRRGITRADLDAFGLASQQKAKAAWAEGRFDREISPIQAPVLDENKRPTAELGLVSRDQGLRDTTAEGLAALKPVAEGGLHTAGTSSQISDGAAAVLWMDEDKAKALGLKPRARIVAQANVGSETYYHLDGPVQSTAKVLEKAGMKIGDIDLVEINEAFASVVLSWARVHEPDMDRVNVNGGAIALGHPVGSTGARLITTALHELERTDKSTALITMCAGGALSTGTIIERI from the coding sequence ATGGGTAATCCTGTCATCGTCGAAGCCACCCGCAGCCCCATCGGCAAGCGCAATGGCTGGCTGTCCGGTCTACACGCCACCGAACTGTTGGGCGCGATCCAAAAAGCTGTCGTCGAGAAGGCCGGTATCGACGCGGCCGACGTCGAGCAGGTCATCGGCGGCTGCGTCACGCAGTACGGCGAGCAGTCCAACAACATCTCCCGGGTGGCCTGGCTGACCGCCGGACTGCCCGAGCACGTCGGCGCCACCACCATCGACTGCCAGTGCGGCAGCGCCCAGCAGGCCAATCACTTGGTCGCCGGATTGATCGCCACCGGTGCCATCGACATCGGCATCGCGTGCGGGATCGAGGCGATGAGCCGGGTCGGACTCGGCGCCAACGCCGGACCGGACCGCTCCATCATCCGAGCCGCGTCCTGGGACATCGACATGCCCAACCAGTTCGAGGCCGCCGAGCGGATCGCCAAGCGCCGCGGCATCACCCGCGCCGACCTCGACGCCTTCGGCCTGGCCTCGCAGCAGAAGGCCAAGGCGGCCTGGGCCGAAGGCCGATTCGACCGGGAGATCTCGCCGATTCAGGCACCGGTACTCGACGAGAACAAGCGGCCGACCGCCGAACTCGGCCTGGTCAGCCGCGACCAGGGGTTGCGCGATACCACCGCCGAAGGGTTGGCCGCGCTGAAACCGGTGGCCGAGGGCGGGTTGCACACCGCGGGCACGTCGTCGCAGATCTCCGACGGCGCGGCCGCGGTGCTGTGGATGGACGAGGATAAGGCCAAGGCCCTGGGCCTCAAGCCGCGCGCCCGGATCGTGGCCCAGGCCAACGTCGGCTCCGAGACCTACTACCACCTCGACGGCCCGGTGCAGTCCACCGCGAAGGTGCTGGAGAAGGCCGGGATGAAGATCGGCGACATCGACCTCGTCGAGATCAACGAGGCCTTCGCCTCGGTGGTGCTGTCCTGGGCGCGGGTGCACGAGCCCGACATGGATCGGGTCAACGTCAACGGCGGCGCCATTGCGCTGGGTCATCCCGTCGGCTCCACCGGCGCCCGGCTGATCACCACCGCCCTGCACGAGCTCGAGCGCACGGACAAGAGCACCGCACTGATCACCATGTGCGCCGGCGGGGCGCTGTCCACCGGAACCATCATCGAGCGGATCTAG
- a CDS encoding cytochrome P450 — translation MAAPNIPSDFDFLDSDVNLAGVPVKQLAELRKSEPVHWVDVPGGTGGFGDKGYWLVTKHADVREVSRRSDVFASSIDGAIPVWPKDMTREAIDLQRNVLLNMDAPHHTRLRRIISRGFTPRAIGRLEAELNERAQNIAKTAVAGGIGDFVEQVSCELPLQAIADLLGVPQDDRDKLFRWSNEMTSGEDPEYADVDPAMSSFEVITYAMKMAEERTKNPGDDIVTQLIQADIEGEKLTDDEFAFFVIMLAVAGNETSRNSITHGMIAFSQHPDQWELYKRERPQTAVDEIIRWATPVSAFQRTAAEDTELSGVQIKKGERVVMSYRSANFDEEVFENPETFNILRDPNPHVGFGGTGAHYCIGANLARMTVGLIFNAIADHMPDLTPLKEPERLKSGWLNGVKHWQVDFTGQASAGK, via the coding sequence ATGGCCGCCCCGAATATCCCCAGCGACTTCGACTTCCTTGACTCCGACGTCAACCTCGCCGGGGTGCCGGTCAAACAGCTCGCCGAACTGCGCAAGTCCGAGCCGGTGCACTGGGTGGACGTGCCCGGCGGAACGGGCGGATTCGGCGACAAGGGTTACTGGCTTGTCACCAAGCACGCCGACGTGCGCGAGGTGTCGCGGCGCAGCGATGTGTTCGCCAGCTCGATCGACGGCGCCATCCCGGTGTGGCCGAAGGACATGACCCGCGAGGCCATCGATCTGCAGCGCAACGTGTTGCTCAACATGGACGCACCGCACCACACGCGGCTGCGCCGGATCATCTCCCGCGGTTTCACCCCACGTGCGATCGGACGGCTCGAGGCCGAGCTCAACGAGCGGGCCCAGAACATCGCCAAGACCGCGGTCGCCGGCGGTATCGGCGACTTCGTCGAGCAGGTGTCCTGCGAACTGCCGCTGCAAGCCATCGCGGATCTGCTCGGGGTGCCCCAGGACGACCGCGACAAGCTGTTCCGGTGGTCCAACGAGATGACCTCCGGCGAGGATCCGGAGTATGCCGACGTCGATCCGGCGATGTCCTCGTTCGAGGTCATCACCTACGCGATGAAGATGGCCGAGGAGCGCACCAAGAACCCCGGTGACGACATCGTCACCCAGCTGATCCAGGCCGACATCGAGGGCGAGAAGCTCACCGACGACGAGTTCGCCTTCTTCGTGATCATGCTCGCGGTGGCCGGCAACGAGACCTCGCGCAACTCGATCACCCACGGCATGATCGCGTTCTCACAGCATCCCGACCAATGGGAGCTGTACAAGCGCGAGCGGCCGCAGACCGCGGTCGACGAGATCATCCGCTGGGCCACTCCGGTGTCGGCGTTCCAGCGCACCGCCGCCGAGGACACCGAACTCAGCGGGGTGCAGATCAAGAAGGGCGAGCGCGTGGTGATGTCCTACCGCTCGGCGAACTTCGACGAAGAGGTCTTCGAAAACCCGGAGACCTTCAACATCCTGCGCGACCCGAACCCGCACGTGGGTTTCGGGGGCACCGGGGCGCACTACTGCATCGGCGCCAACCTGGCCCGGATGACCGTCGGGCTGATCTTCAACGCGATCGCCGACCACATGCCGGATCTCACCCCGCTCAAGGAGCCGGAGCGCCTAAAGTCGGGGTGGCTCAACGGTGTCAAGCACTGGCAGGTGGACTTCACCGGTCAGGCCTCGGCCGGGAAGTGA